A stretch of the Planktothricoides raciborskii GIHE-MW2 genome encodes the following:
- a CDS encoding adenylate/guanylate cyclase domain-containing protein yields the protein MLHNSVKVPLRLMLIIPFALQILVAVGLTAGLSWYNGKKAVNDLSSQLMTEVAAQVKQRVNQLGNPPDRVLTPSEIGNLLQSLNINQFKQIAIVERSGKIVVRRESNLPLIPNSEAPESIKTMPNGDELIQSAMQFLQLDRQDWAEIDQSQRYRFTFNGQSYVFHVTPIAQGPELDWLLFILIPESALMAPINADLGKAILIGIGALGLTSLTALTITEFMRQRIRQLREAAQEIAQGKTGQTIDRITVDRIMVKELAILAHSLDEMMQEMQQSAEKSAVYTQELQQQLEAKTEQLEREIRDRHIVEQQLQTSERKMRAFFAAMTDLILVLDTDGNFEIAPTNPAALYSPDIDIIGLTIEHFCLEENFQWLQDKIQRVLETQETLNFDYRLTVDTEAKWFTARVSPMSENSVIWVARDISDRKEAELALHLAQQQSESLLLNILPKTIAEQLKQSTDAIAEHFDEVSILFSDIVGFTPLSARLSPIDLVKLLNEMFSKFDKLAEKYQLEKIKTIGDAYMVAAGLPVQRKNHAQAIAEMALDMQGSIQQFSLENREEFQIRIGIHSGPVVAGVIGKKKFSYDLWGDTVNVASRMESSGIPGKIQITGDTYELLKDRYVVEKRGQIFVKGKGDMITYWLIDRKADKLSGEKSQITQNSHPA from the coding sequence ATGCTCCATAATTCGGTCAAAGTGCCACTGCGCTTAATGCTAATCATCCCCTTTGCACTGCAAATTTTAGTCGCTGTGGGGCTGACTGCGGGGCTATCATGGTACAACGGCAAAAAGGCTGTGAATGACTTATCAAGCCAGTTAATGACTGAAGTTGCTGCCCAAGTAAAACAGCGAGTGAATCAGTTGGGCAATCCCCCCGATCGCGTACTAACCCCTTCAGAAATTGGTAATCTTCTTCAAAGTTTAAACATAAACCAATTTAAACAAATTGCCATTGTGGAACGCTCCGGGAAAATTGTAGTCCGTCGAGAGTCAAACTTGCCTTTGATTCCTAACTCTGAAGCCCCGGAAAGCATTAAGACAATGCCTAACGGTGACGAGTTAATTCAATCCGCCATGCAATTTTTACAACTTGATCGTCAAGACTGGGCGGAAATTGATCAAAGTCAGCGCTACCGTTTTACATTCAATGGTCAGTCTTACGTTTTCCACGTCACCCCGATTGCCCAGGGTCCTGAGTTGGATTGGCTGCTCTTTATATTGATTCCCGAATCAGCTTTGATGGCTCCAATTAATGCGGATCTTGGCAAGGCCATTTTAATTGGCATAGGGGCGCTGGGATTAACCAGTTTAACGGCGCTAACGATCACGGAATTTATGCGTCAGCGAATTCGTCAGTTAAGGGAAGCAGCTCAGGAGATCGCCCAAGGGAAAACCGGGCAAACCATTGACAGGATTACCGTTGACAGGATTATGGTCAAAGAATTGGCAATTCTGGCGCATTCTTTGGACGAGATGATGCAGGAAATGCAGCAGTCTGCCGAAAAATCAGCGGTCTATACTCAAGAATTACAACAGCAACTTGAAGCAAAAACCGAACAGTTAGAACGAGAAATTCGCGATCGCCACATTGTCGAGCAGCAACTCCAAACTTCTGAAAGAAAAATGCGGGCATTTTTTGCAGCGATGACTGATCTCATCCTGGTGCTAGATACCGATGGCAACTTTGAAATAGCCCCTACCAATCCTGCCGCTTTATATAGCCCAGATATTGATATTATTGGCTTAACTATTGAACATTTTTGTCTGGAAGAAAATTTTCAATGGCTTCAGGATAAAATTCAACGGGTTTTAGAAACCCAAGAAACTTTGAATTTTGATTACCGCTTGACCGTCGATACCGAAGCAAAATGGTTTACCGCCCGGGTTTCTCCCATGTCGGAAAATTCCGTGATCTGGGTAGCGCGAGATATTAGCGATCGCAAAGAAGCCGAGTTAGCCCTGCATCTTGCCCAACAACAATCAGAAAGTTTACTGCTGAATATTCTGCCGAAAACCATTGCCGAACAGTTGAAACAATCCACGGATGCGATCGCCGAACATTTTGATGAGGTGAGTATTTTATTTTCCGATATTGTCGGGTTTACTCCTCTTTCCGCTCGATTATCCCCCATCGACTTAGTAAAACTGCTCAATGAGATGTTTTCCAAGTTTGATAAATTGGCCGAAAAGTATCAATTAGAAAAGATTAAAACCATTGGGGATGCATATATGGTGGCCGCTGGTTTACCCGTCCAGCGCAAAAATCATGCCCAGGCGATCGCCGAAATGGCCTTGGATATGCAAGGCTCGATCCAGCAATTTTCCCTAGAAAATCGAGAGGAATTTCAAATTAGAATTGGCATTCATAGTGGGCCGGTGGTGGCGGGCGTGATTGGCAAGAAAAAGTTTAGTTATGACTTATGGGGAGATACGGTTAATGTTGCCTCCCGGATGGAATCATCAGGAATTCCCGGCAAAATTCAAATTACTGGTGACACTTATGAATTATTAAAAGATCGGTATGTTGTGGAAAAACGCGGTCAAATATTTGTCAAGGGCAAAGGAGACATGATTACCTATTGGCTGATTGACAGAAAGGCAGATAAATTGTCAGGGGAAAAATCCCAGATCACCCAGAATAGCCATCCCGCATAA
- a CDS encoding N-acetyltransferase produces the protein MTSSFSAIRPDPEPADRAAGSPAVLVRAVQFKELIKVADILTESFHSQGGINFWLNPLFRLGIYEDLRTRMQSISPHYICLVAIASNPLNLPVSDRPIIGTVEMGSKSPSVGQNLASRCLYLSNLAVSPPYRRQGVAAQLLHRCEEIALEWGFNELFLHVLENNQAAKQLYFHHGYRLQYIEPYWMSWFFWRPRRMLLHKHIAGCR, from the coding sequence GTGACTTCTAGTTTCAGCGCTATCAGACCCGATCCAGAACCGGCAGACCGTGCCGCCGGTTCTCCTGCCGTTTTGGTTCGTGCGGTGCAATTTAAAGAACTGATAAAAGTGGCAGATATTTTAACCGAAAGTTTTCACTCTCAAGGAGGAATAAACTTCTGGTTAAATCCCTTGTTTCGCCTGGGAATTTATGAAGATTTACGCACCCGGATGCAATCCATTTCACCCCATTACATATGCCTAGTGGCGATCGCCTCCAACCCGCTGAACCTTCCCGTCAGCGATCGTCCCATCATTGGCACCGTGGAAATGGGCAGCAAAAGCCCCTCGGTGGGACAAAATCTCGCTTCTCGATGCTTATACTTATCCAACCTCGCGGTTTCTCCCCCATATCGGCGCCAAGGGGTAGCCGCCCAATTATTGCATCGTTGTGAAGAAATTGCCCTAGAGTGGGGGTTTAATGAGCTTTTTTTGCACGTCCTAGAAAATAACCAAGCCGCCAAACAGCTTTACTTTCATCATGGGTATCGGTTACAGTACATCGAACCTTATTGGATGTCTTGGTTCTTTTGGCGACCTCGGCGAATGCTCTTACATAAGCACATTGCCGGTTGCCGCTAA